A DNA window from Carnobacterium funditum DSM 5970 contains the following coding sequences:
- a CDS encoding ECF transporter S component yields MTTILIIITLSLGLADGLIVALLSLVVSNLSLGFGVWTIAQLIAFTAVLLVVYPFRRIYNNIPLVVMAFISGFTGLLYGFIVSLVQAPFFGWLSFFPYYISGIPYDIAHAIGNFVFYLLLAPLFYPIIHKQTNKLYLL; encoded by the coding sequence ATGACAACGATTTTGATTATTATCACTCTCTCTTTAGGATTAGCTGATGGGCTTATTGTTGCTTTATTATCTTTAGTAGTCTCAAATCTTAGTTTGGGTTTTGGTGTTTGGACTATCGCGCAATTAATAGCTTTTACAGCTGTTCTTTTAGTTGTTTACCCTTTTCGTAGAATATATAATAATATTCCACTAGTTGTAATGGCATTCATCAGTGGATTCACTGGTTTATTGTATGGTTTCATCGTCTCACTTGTACAGGCTCCGTTCTTTGGTTGGCTATCTTTCTTCCCCTACTATATCTCTGGTATTCCCTATGATATAGCGCATGCTATAGGTAATTTTGTGTTTTATCTATTATTAGCACCTCTTTTTTATCCTATTATTCATAAACAAACAAATAAGTTGTATTTACTTTGA
- a CDS encoding DUF4430 domain-containing protein: MKKTNNLILGLLMAGILVTGCGVSETQEMTNSSEKQVESSLVKEESKEVSATVKVVVAGEEIDNVDLAVDSGAILLDAMKENMKIEETDGFINSINGVEQSEKDNKFWIYIVNDEQVTVGANEYELLDGDQVVWELTEF, encoded by the coding sequence ATGAAAAAAACAAATAATTTAATTTTAGGCTTGTTAATGGCTGGAATATTGGTGACCGGTTGTGGAGTTTCAGAAACACAAGAGATGACTAATAGTTCAGAAAAACAAGTGGAATCAAGTCTTGTCAAAGAGGAATCTAAGGAAGTTTCAGCGACTGTAAAAGTTGTCGTTGCCGGAGAAGAAATCGATAACGTCGACTTAGCCGTAGATAGTGGAGCCATCCTTTTAGATGCTATGAAAGAAAATATGAAAATTGAAGAAACTGATGGATTTATTAATAGCATTAACGGCGTCGAACAATCAGAAAAAGATAATAAATTCTGGATTTATATTGTAAACGATGAACAAGTAACGGTTGGCGCAAACGAATACGAATTGTTGGATGGAGATCAAGTAGTTTGGGAACTAACGGAATTCTAA
- a CDS encoding GlcG/HbpS family heme-binding protein, whose amino-acid sequence MENKNIEKALTYLKSETNFDEKIEKVIAYLKAETYFEKDNLYRIIDVAEQKAQEINVPVTICISDMSGHPRMFYHMPEANIASITLAPKKANTAIMMRKPTKDLNKDTVPNGELYQIETMLNGEMVTFAGGIPLVCHGQVIGAIGISGGSVEEDQLICEISVKTFFEGE is encoded by the coding sequence ATGGAAAATAAAAATATTGAAAAAGCTCTTACTTATTTAAAATCTGAAACTAATTTTGATGAAAAAATTGAAAAGGTCATTGCGTATCTAAAAGCCGAAACTTATTTTGAAAAAGACAATCTATATCGTATTATCGATGTAGCGGAACAAAAGGCACAAGAAATTAATGTTCCAGTCACAATTTGTATTAGTGATATGAGTGGACATCCAAGAATGTTCTATCATATGCCTGAAGCTAACATTGCAAGTATTACACTAGCCCCCAAAAAAGCTAATACAGCTATTATGATGCGCAAACCAACTAAAGATTTAAATAAAGATACAGTACCAAATGGAGAATTATATCAAATAGAAACTATGTTAAATGGTGAAATGGTTACCTTTGCAGGTGGTATTCCACTGGTCTGTCATGGTCAAGTGATTGGAGCAATTGGTATAAGTGGTGGTTCAGTAGAGGAAGATCAGTTAATCTGTGAGATATCAGTAAAAACATTTTTTGAAGGAGAATAG
- a CDS encoding cob(I)yrinic acid a,c-diamide adenosyltransferase translates to MAIYTKTGDEGSTSLFDGQRVKKYSNRVNVYGTFDECNAVISIAEKFSQIPENKEFLIKLQYKMFQLSGEIATVHSEEFAAHNEQISQIDIKELEHIIDVYTEKLPEIKTFILPGTSIAGSHLHLARTVCRRAERLLIQLSEEVEIRPETKQYTNRLSDCLYILARSEDHYQKQEK, encoded by the coding sequence ATGGCAATCTATACTAAAACAGGAGACGAAGGTTCTACAAGTTTATTTGATGGTCAACGAGTTAAGAAATATTCAAATCGTGTTAATGTTTATGGCACGTTTGATGAATGTAATGCAGTAATTAGTATTGCTGAAAAATTTAGTCAGATTCCTGAGAATAAAGAGTTTCTAATTAAATTACAATATAAGATGTTTCAGTTATCTGGTGAAATAGCAACGGTTCATTCCGAGGAGTTTGCGGCACATAATGAACAAATTAGTCAAATAGACATTAAAGAGTTAGAACATATCATCGATGTCTATACCGAAAAATTACCTGAGATTAAAACATTTATTCTACCAGGAACTAGCATTGCGGGCTCACATTTGCATTTAGCTAGAACAGTTTGCCGTAGAGCTGAACGTTTGTTGATTCAACTCTCTGAAGAAGTAGAAATACGACCTGAAACTAAACAATATACTAATCGTTTGTCAGATTGCTTATATATATTAGCTCGCTCAGAAGACCATTATCAAAAACAAGAAAAGTAA
- a CDS encoding EutN/CcmL family microcompartment protein: protein MGRVIGSIEASQKNESLVGIKLMIVQQVNSDGEAMKYEEVAADTVGAGIGKYVLLVRGAGARKAERDNLGQQDVLDCSIVGMIDRFNK, encoded by the coding sequence ATGGGGCGCGTAATCGGCAGTATTGAAGCCAGTCAAAAGAACGAATCTTTAGTAGGAATAAAACTAATGATTGTTCAACAAGTAAATAGTGACGGCGAAGCAATGAAATATGAAGAAGTTGCAGCTGACACTGTAGGTGCAGGTATTGGTAAATATGTATTACTTGTTAGAGGGGCTGGCGCTAGAAAAGCTGAACGAGATAATCTGGGCCAGCAAGATGTACTTGATTGTTCTATCGTAGGGATGATTGACCGTTTTAATAAATAA
- a CDS encoding glycerol dehydratase reactivase beta/small subunit family protein, which produces MSNPVIKVVSYVSEHTLAPLLYGMEEEEIPFEIIDLDSGYDLCQAAYQASIQSSLSVGLAIDSSHAILHYKNLPKNEPLFEVDIQNVLEVMKIGTNAARLVKGIPFKPLREV; this is translated from the coding sequence ATGAGTAACCCAGTTATCAAAGTAGTAAGTTATGTTAGTGAACATACATTAGCGCCTCTGTTATACGGGATGGAAGAAGAAGAGATTCCGTTTGAGATAATTGATTTAGATAGTGGTTATGACCTTTGTCAAGCAGCTTATCAAGCTTCTATACAGTCTTCGTTGTCAGTAGGATTAGCAATTGATAGCAGTCACGCTATTCTCCATTATAAAAATCTACCTAAAAACGAACCATTATTTGAGGTAGATATACAGAATGTTTTAGAAGTCATGAAAATTGGTACTAATGCAGCAAGATTAGTTAAGGGCATCCCCTTTAAACCATTAAGGGAGGTGTAG
- a CDS encoding diol dehydratase reactivase subunit alpha, which produces MKKIIGVDIGNSSTEVALADVSPNGDVRFIDSAIVPTTGIKGTKKNLLGIKSAIEIVVSKTNINISDVDLIRINEATPVIGDVAMETITETIITESTMIGHNPKTPGGVGLGVGYTINLVDLYEQKNQTKDYVVIVPKDVDFGDAANLINLYVKYGYRITGAILQGDDGVLISNRLENKIPIVDEVAYIDKIPQMMLAAVEVAGKGQAISQLSNPYGIATVFNLNSDETKNIVPVARALIGNRSAVVIKTPKGDVKERIIPAGTLIIEGEKHTSEIGVSDGAEKIMSIISSFKVIENITGEAGTNMGGMLELVRQTMSELTNKQISEIFIKDLLAVNTFVPIDVKGGLAGEIYMEQAVGIASMVKSDRLQMTLIADEIQKQFNIQVEVGGAEAEAAILGALTTAGTNKPLAILDLGAGSTDASIIDSSDRMTSIHLAGAGDMVTMLINSELGIEDQYLAEDIKRYPLAKVESLFHIRHEDGTVEFFEKVLPANIFAKTVVVKPDGFVPVPGDLSIEKIKLVRQTAKKRVFVTNAIRALSHVSPTGNIRDIPFVVIVGGSAIDFEIPQLVTEELSHYSLVAGQGNIRGIEGPRNAVATGLILSYARSRRK; this is translated from the coding sequence ATAAAAAAAATAATTGGCGTTGATATCGGTAACTCTTCAACGGAGGTAGCTTTAGCAGATGTTAGTCCAAATGGAGATGTAAGGTTCATTGATTCTGCTATTGTACCAACTACAGGTATAAAAGGTACAAAGAAAAATTTATTGGGAATAAAATCAGCTATAGAAATAGTCGTGTCGAAAACGAATATTAATATTTCTGATGTAGACTTAATCCGCATTAATGAAGCAACTCCTGTTATAGGAGATGTAGCTATGGAAACAATAACAGAGACAATTATTACTGAATCAACAATGATTGGTCATAATCCTAAAACGCCTGGCGGAGTGGGATTGGGTGTGGGTTATACTATAAACCTTGTCGATCTCTATGAACAAAAAAATCAAACGAAAGACTACGTTGTTATTGTGCCTAAAGACGTTGATTTTGGAGATGCGGCTAACTTAATCAATTTATATGTTAAATATGGTTATAGAATCACAGGCGCTATTCTTCAAGGTGATGATGGTGTATTAATAAGTAATCGCTTAGAGAATAAAATTCCAATCGTAGATGAGGTAGCTTACATTGACAAGATTCCACAAATGATGTTAGCAGCTGTAGAGGTAGCGGGAAAAGGGCAAGCAATTTCTCAATTATCCAATCCATATGGTATTGCAACCGTCTTTAATTTGAATTCTGATGAGACAAAGAATATTGTTCCTGTTGCACGTGCCCTTATTGGAAATCGATCAGCTGTAGTTATTAAGACACCGAAAGGGGATGTGAAAGAAAGAATTATCCCTGCAGGTACTTTAATTATTGAAGGCGAAAAACATACAAGTGAAATTGGCGTTTCTGATGGTGCCGAAAAAATCATGAGTATTATTTCAAGTTTTAAAGTTATAGAAAATATAACGGGTGAGGCAGGAACTAATATGGGTGGGATGCTCGAACTCGTCCGTCAAACAATGTCTGAATTAACTAATAAACAGATTAGTGAAATATTTATCAAAGATTTATTAGCAGTTAATACGTTTGTACCGATTGATGTTAAAGGTGGCTTGGCTGGTGAAATTTATATGGAGCAAGCTGTAGGAATTGCATCTATGGTTAAGTCAGACAGACTTCAGATGACATTGATTGCTGATGAAATTCAAAAACAGTTTAACATACAAGTTGAAGTTGGTGGCGCAGAGGCAGAAGCTGCTATATTAGGTGCATTAACAACAGCCGGAACGAATAAGCCTCTGGCGATTTTAGATCTAGGCGCAGGATCAACAGATGCCTCTATTATTGATTCTTCAGATCGAATGACGTCCATACATCTTGCTGGAGCTGGAGATATGGTTACTATGTTGATTAACTCTGAATTAGGAATAGAAGATCAATACTTAGCCGAAGATATCAAGCGATATCCATTAGCGAAAGTAGAAAGTTTATTCCATATTCGTCACGAAGACGGTACAGTTGAATTTTTTGAAAAAGTTTTACCAGCTAATATTTTTGCTAAGACGGTTGTAGTTAAACCTGATGGGTTTGTTCCAGTGCCTGGAGATTTATCTATCGAGAAAATTAAGCTGGTTAGACAGACAGCTAAAAAACGTGTATTCGTTACAAATGCTATTCGCGCATTGAGTCATGTTAGTCCAACGGGCAATATTCGTGATATTCCATTTGTTGTAATTGTAGGTGGATCGGCTATAGATTTTGAGATTCCACAGCTAGTAACGGAAGAGTTGTCCCATTACTCATTAGTGGCGGGCCAAGGTAATATCCGTGGAATTGAAGGGCCGCGTAATGCAGTTGCTACAGGTCTAATTCTTTCTTACGCTCGTTCAAGGAGGAAATAA
- a CDS encoding diol dehydratase small subunit, with amino-acid sequence MSELDEVGKKIVEEISVEPVPKPYKTEDYENMQKMGVTDYPLYTQHPDLVKSPTGKLLDEITLTNVMSGIITSQDLRITPDTLRRQGEISEASGRAALKQNFARAAELTAIPDERILQIYETLRPYRSTKEELVAIAEELEVKYNAPINGKFIREAAKYYEVRKKLKGDN; translated from the coding sequence ATGTCAGAGTTAGATGAAGTAGGTAAAAAAATAGTAGAAGAAATTAGTGTTGAACCTGTACCTAAACCTTACAAAACTGAGGACTATGAAAACATGCAAAAAATGGGAGTAACAGACTATCCTTTATATACGCAACATCCAGATTTAGTGAAATCTCCTACTGGAAAATTACTGGATGAGATTACACTAACTAATGTGATGAGTGGCATTATTACTTCGCAAGATCTTCGTATTACACCTGATACATTACGTCGTCAAGGGGAAATTTCTGAAGCATCTGGACGTGCTGCTTTAAAACAAAATTTTGCACGTGCAGCTGAACTAACTGCAATTCCAGATGAACGTATATTACAAATTTATGAAACATTAAGACCATATCGTTCTACAAAAGAAGAATTAGTTGCTATTGCTGAAGAATTAGAAGTTAAATACAATGCACCAATTAACGGGAAATTTATTCGTGAGGCTGCTAAGTATTATGAAGTAAGAAAAAAATTAAAAGGTGATAACTAG
- a CDS encoding propanediol/glycerol family dehydratase medium subunit has translation MSELNVNEDLLRAIIRDVKKEMPTDDSAVIFKETLSDNSHQETAVQNKTQVIAKQKNWFKHAGVAKSGTSKDEVVVAVAPGFAEFLTENLTGLSHRDILRQVIAGIEEEGLKARVIKVYRTADVSFVGAEGDQLSGSGICVAIQSKGTTIIHQKDLAPLSNLELFPQAPVITLDTYRAIGKNAAKYAKGESPSPVPTVSDQMARVAYQALSALMHIKETKNVVIGKLAEEIIVDFATKE, from the coding sequence ATGTCTGAATTAAACGTAAACGAAGATCTGTTAAGAGCCATTATACGTGATGTGAAAAAAGAGATGCCAACGGATGACTCTGCTGTAATATTTAAAGAGACACTAAGTGATAATTCGCATCAAGAGACTGCAGTTCAAAATAAAACACAAGTAATTGCTAAACAAAAAAATTGGTTTAAGCATGCCGGAGTGGCAAAATCAGGAACGTCTAAAGATGAAGTAGTGGTGGCAGTTGCACCAGGATTTGCAGAGTTTTTGACAGAAAACTTAACTGGTCTTTCTCATAGAGATATTTTGCGTCAAGTTATCGCAGGTATTGAAGAAGAAGGACTAAAAGCTCGAGTTATTAAAGTATATCGTACAGCTGATGTTTCTTTTGTAGGTGCAGAAGGAGATCAATTATCTGGTTCAGGAATTTGTGTCGCAATACAATCAAAAGGTACAACTATTATTCACCAAAAAGATTTAGCACCATTATCAAACCTCGAATTATTCCCTCAAGCTCCAGTTATAACATTGGATACTTATCGTGCCATTGGGAAAAATGCAGCAAAATATGCTAAGGGTGAATCACCCAGTCCGGTTCCTACAGTTAGTGACCAAATGGCACGTGTTGCGTATCAAGCGTTGTCTGCTTTAATGCATATTAAAGAAACAAAGAATGTAGTAATTGGTAAACTAGCTGAAGAGATTATTGTGGACTTTGCAACGAAGGAGTGA
- a CDS encoding propanediol/glycerol family dehydratase large subunit, protein MKRSKRFEVLEKRSIHKDGFVKEWIEEGFIAMESPNDPKPSIKIENGIITELDGKRREDFDLIDYYIADYGIEKDNAENVLAMDSVKLANMLCDPNISRSIIIDLTTSMTPAKIVEVVSQMNVVEMMMAMQKMHSRRRPATQSHVTNLRDNPVQIAADAAEGAFRGFAEQETTVAVGRYAPFNAISLLVGSQVGRPGVLTQCSVEEAAELDLGMRGFTSYAETISVYGTEPVFTDGDDTPWSKGFLASCYASRGLKMRFTSGAGSEVMMGYAEGKSMLYLEARCIFITKASGVQGLQNGAVSCIGIPGAVPTGIREVLAENLICVLLDLEVASGNDQAFSHSDMRRTEKLMCQFLPGTDIISCGFSAVPNYDNMFAGSNTDIEDIDDYLVFQRDLKVDGGLRPVTEEETIKVRNKAARAIQAIFDELDLPKITDEEVEAATYAHGSKDMPDRNLVEDMKAAQELLNRNITGVDLVKALAKTEFKDVAESMLSMLKQRVAGDFLQTAAIFDDQFNVISAVNDCNDYMGPGTGYRLEGEEWEKVKNIPMAIDPRSV, encoded by the coding sequence ATGAAAAGATCAAAACGATTTGAAGTATTAGAAAAACGTTCAATCCATAAAGATGGTTTTGTAAAGGAATGGATAGAAGAAGGTTTTATCGCCATGGAAAGTCCAAATGATCCAAAACCTAGCATTAAGATTGAAAATGGAATTATTACAGAACTTGACGGAAAAAGACGTGAAGATTTTGATTTAATTGATTATTATATAGCAGACTATGGTATTGAAAAAGATAATGCTGAGAACGTTTTGGCAATGGATTCAGTAAAATTGGCTAATATGTTGTGTGATCCTAATATTTCGCGTTCGATTATTATTGATTTAACGACTTCTATGACACCAGCTAAAATTGTTGAGGTTGTTAGTCAAATGAATGTTGTCGAGATGATGATGGCGATGCAAAAAATGCATTCAAGAAGACGCCCAGCTACACAATCACATGTTACTAATTTACGTGATAATCCCGTTCAAATTGCAGCAGATGCAGCAGAAGGTGCTTTCAGAGGCTTTGCCGAGCAAGAAACGACCGTTGCTGTTGGTCGTTATGCACCATTTAATGCTATTTCACTTTTAGTTGGGTCACAAGTTGGGCGACCAGGAGTATTAACACAATGTTCAGTAGAAGAAGCTGCAGAACTTGATTTAGGTATGCGTGGTTTTACGTCATATGCTGAAACAATATCTGTATATGGTACAGAACCAGTGTTTACAGATGGAGATGACACACCTTGGTCTAAAGGATTCTTAGCATCTTGTTATGCATCTCGTGGATTAAAAATGCGGTTTACATCCGGAGCGGGATCTGAAGTTATGATGGGATATGCAGAAGGAAAATCAATGTTATATCTTGAAGCACGTTGTATTTTTATTACAAAAGCCAGCGGTGTTCAAGGGCTACAAAATGGTGCTGTAAGTTGTATTGGTATCCCAGGTGCAGTTCCAACAGGAATACGTGAAGTGTTAGCAGAAAACTTAATCTGTGTTCTGTTAGACCTAGAAGTTGCTTCAGGAAATGACCAAGCATTTTCCCATTCTGATATGCGCCGTACTGAGAAGCTAATGTGTCAATTTTTGCCAGGTACTGATATTATCTCTTGTGGTTTTTCAGCAGTTCCTAATTATGACAATATGTTTGCTGGTTCAAATACAGATATAGAAGATATTGATGATTATTTAGTTTTTCAACGTGATTTAAAGGTTGATGGAGGTCTTCGCCCAGTTACAGAAGAAGAAACTATCAAAGTACGTAATAAAGCAGCTCGTGCTATTCAAGCAATTTTTGATGAATTAGATCTTCCAAAAATTACTGATGAAGAAGTAGAAGCAGCAACCTATGCTCACGGCTCTAAAGATATGCCTGATCGTAATCTTGTCGAAGATATGAAAGCAGCACAAGAATTATTGAATCGCAATATTACAGGTGTAGATCTTGTTAAAGCATTAGCTAAAACAGAATTTAAAGATGTCGCTGAAAGTATGTTAAGTATGTTAAAACAGCGTGTTGCTGGAGACTTTTTACAAACAGCTGCAATTTTTGATGATCAGTTCAATGTCATTTCAGCAGTTAATGACTGTAACGATTACATGGGACCTGGAACTGGTTATCGTCTTGAAGGGGAAGAATGGGAAAAAGTAAAAAATATTCCAATGGCGATTGACCCTCGTTCAGTTTAA